A portion of the Sandaracinobacteroides saxicola genome contains these proteins:
- a CDS encoding magnesium chelatase subunit H produces the protein MPGERAPCHVVIVTLDNHLAGAVERARMGFAGTHPGLTVGFHAAADWEDAAALAQAKADVARADIILVTMLFLEDHIRAILPELQARQADCDAMVALMSAGEVVRLTKMGAYRMDAPAKGPLALLKKLRGSGKPGASSGAGQMAMLRRLPKILRFIPGPAQDVRAYFLTLQYWLAGSDDNAGAMIAALVDRYADGPRKGWRGVLRVAAPVEYPEEGVYHPKLPGRISARAEALPVALPVKGGATGRVGLILLRSYILAKDAAHYDGVIAALEAKGLAVVPVFASGLDARPAIEKFLVKDGRPTVDAMVSLTGFSLVGGPAYNDSAAAAAMLDKLDVPLIAAHPLEFQTLEAWGASRQGLLPVEATMMVAIPELDGATNPHVFGGRSDCAGVACGGCARACVFESEGPARAMRACPERAGALAAKVAKLVALRRMARAERRVALVLFNFPPGTGAAGSAAFLSVFESAFNTLRAMRDAGYDVELPADVEALRERVLRGNAATFGAEANVHARVGADDIVAREPHLSAIEAEWGPAPGRVQADARHVHVLGAMFGKVFVGLQPGLGYEGDPVRLLFEGRFAPTHAFSSFYRWLREDFGADALLHFGTHGSLEFMPGKQAGMSADCWPERLIGDVPNIYLYAANNPSEGMLAKRRSGATLVSYLTPPVAAAGLTAGIEALKASVERWRRTDRQAPERDDLVEVIRDQAAAVDLEVDDIEALAGRIYEMERALIPQGLHVVGDVPDAAARAEMLAAMPADADRERAAALLAVDAELPALIRALDGGFVPPAVGGDLTRNPEMLPTGRNLHGFDPFRIPSAFALADGAAQATRLLERARADSGRMPETVAMVLWGTDNLKSEGAQLSQALALMGARPRHDSYGRMAGAELIPLAELGRPRVDVVAALSGIFRDLLPLQVRVLAEAAWLATQADEPLEWNFIRKHSLAHAAKHGCDLETAGLRVFSNAEGSYGANVNRLIDASLWSDPDELAVAFERQKSFAYGRTGAPARQTAIFGSAMAGVELAYQNLESIELGLTSVDQYVDTLGGISRSVARHGGAVAPVYIGDQTQGAGTVRSLNEQVALETRTRMLNPAWYEPMLKHGGEGVHAIETGVTATLGWSATTGQVSPWVYQRLSETFILDEGMRERLAALNPTAANRVANRLIEASERQFWAPDAATLAALHAAADALEDRLEGIS, from the coding sequence ATGCCCGGTGAGCGCGCTCCCTGCCATGTGGTGATTGTCACGCTGGACAATCACCTGGCCGGTGCGGTCGAGCGGGCGCGGATGGGGTTTGCCGGCACGCATCCGGGGCTGACGGTGGGGTTCCATGCGGCGGCGGACTGGGAGGATGCGGCGGCGCTGGCGCAGGCCAAGGCCGATGTGGCGCGGGCGGACATCATCCTGGTGACGATGCTCTTCCTGGAGGATCATATCCGGGCGATCCTGCCGGAGCTGCAGGCGCGGCAGGCGGATTGTGACGCGATGGTGGCGCTGATGTCGGCCGGCGAGGTGGTGCGGCTGACCAAGATGGGGGCGTATCGGATGGACGCGCCGGCGAAGGGCCCGCTGGCGCTGCTGAAGAAGCTGCGTGGCAGCGGCAAGCCGGGCGCCAGCAGTGGCGCGGGGCAGATGGCGATGCTGCGGCGGCTGCCGAAGATATTGCGCTTCATTCCGGGGCCGGCGCAGGATGTGCGCGCCTATTTCCTGACGCTGCAATATTGGCTGGCGGGGTCGGACGACAATGCCGGCGCGATGATCGCGGCACTGGTGGATCGCTATGCCGACGGGCCGCGCAAGGGATGGCGGGGCGTGCTGCGCGTGGCGGCGCCGGTGGAATATCCGGAGGAGGGGGTTTACCATCCGAAGCTGCCGGGGCGGATTTCGGCCCGGGCCGAAGCGCTGCCGGTGGCACTGCCGGTGAAGGGGGGTGCGACCGGCCGGGTGGGGTTGATCCTGCTGCGCAGTTACATCCTGGCGAAGGATGCGGCGCATTATGACGGGGTGATCGCGGCGCTGGAGGCGAAGGGGCTGGCGGTGGTGCCGGTGTTCGCCAGCGGGCTGGACGCGCGGCCGGCGATCGAGAAGTTTCTGGTGAAGGATGGCCGGCCGACGGTGGATGCGATGGTCAGCCTGACCGGGTTCAGCCTGGTGGGCGGCCCGGCGTACAATGACAGCGCGGCGGCGGCGGCGATGCTCGACAAGCTGGATGTGCCGCTGATCGCGGCGCATCCGTTGGAGTTCCAGACGCTGGAGGCGTGGGGTGCGTCCAGGCAGGGGTTGCTGCCTGTCGAGGCGACGATGATGGTGGCGATTCCCGAGCTGGACGGGGCCACCAACCCGCATGTGTTCGGCGGACGCAGCGATTGCGCGGGGGTGGCCTGCGGCGGCTGCGCCCGCGCTTGCGTGTTCGAGAGCGAAGGCCCGGCGCGGGCGATGCGGGCCTGCCCGGAGCGGGCCGGGGCGCTGGCGGCGAAGGTGGCGAAGCTGGTGGCGCTGCGGCGCATGGCGCGGGCGGAACGGCGCGTGGCGCTGGTGCTGTTCAACTTCCCGCCGGGGACGGGGGCGGCGGGGAGCGCGGCGTTCCTGAGTGTGTTTGAATCGGCCTTCAACACGCTGCGGGCGATGCGCGATGCCGGCTATGACGTGGAACTGCCGGCGGATGTGGAGGCGCTGAGGGAGCGGGTGTTGCGCGGCAATGCGGCGACGTTCGGCGCGGAAGCCAATGTGCATGCGCGGGTGGGCGCGGACGACATCGTGGCGCGGGAGCCGCATCTTTCGGCGATCGAGGCGGAGTGGGGGCCGGCGCCGGGACGGGTGCAGGCTGATGCGCGGCATGTGCATGTGCTGGGGGCGATGTTCGGCAAGGTGTTTGTCGGCTTGCAGCCGGGCCTGGGCTATGAGGGCGATCCGGTGCGATTGCTGTTCGAAGGGCGGTTCGCGCCGACGCATGCGTTCAGCAGCTTCTATCGCTGGTTGCGGGAGGACTTTGGCGCGGACGCGCTGCTGCATTTCGGCACGCATGGCAGCCTGGAATTCATGCCGGGCAAGCAGGCGGGGATGTCCGCGGACTGCTGGCCGGAGCGGCTGATCGGCGATGTGCCGAACATCTACCTGTATGCGGCGAACAATCCTTCGGAAGGCATGCTGGCGAAGCGGCGCAGTGGCGCGACGCTGGTAAGCTACCTGACCCCGCCGGTGGCGGCCGCCGGGCTGACGGCGGGCATCGAGGCGCTGAAGGCGAGCGTGGAGCGCTGGCGGCGGACGGATCGGCAAGCGCCGGAGCGCGATGACCTGGTGGAGGTGATCCGCGACCAGGCGGCGGCGGTGGATCTGGAGGTGGACGACATCGAGGCGCTGGCGGGGCGCATCTATGAGATGGAGCGCGCGCTGATCCCGCAGGGGCTACATGTGGTGGGCGACGTGCCCGATGCAGCGGCGCGGGCGGAAATGCTGGCGGCGATGCCGGCGGACGCGGACCGGGAGCGGGCGGCGGCGCTGCTGGCGGTGGATGCGGAACTGCCGGCGTTGATCCGGGCGCTGGATGGCGGATTCGTGCCGCCGGCGGTGGGTGGCGACCTGACGCGCAATCCGGAGATGCTGCCGACCGGGCGCAACCTGCATGGCTTCGACCCGTTCCGCATTCCAAGTGCCTTCGCGCTGGCCGATGGCGCGGCGCAGGCGACGCGGCTGCTGGAACGGGCGCGGGCGGACAGTGGCCGGATGCCGGAGACGGTGGCGATGGTGCTGTGGGGCACCGACAATCTGAAGAGCGAGGGGGCGCAGCTGTCGCAGGCGCTGGCGCTGATGGGGGCGCGGCCGCGGCATGACAGCTATGGGCGCATGGCCGGGGCGGAGTTGATCCCGCTGGCGGAGCTGGGGCGGCCGCGGGTGGATGTGGTGGCGGCGCTGTCGGGCATTTTCCGCGACCTGCTGCCCCTCCAGGTGCGGGTGCTGGCGGAGGCGGCGTGGCTGGCGACGCAGGCGGATGAGCCGCTGGAGTGGAACTTCATCCGCAAGCACAGCCTGGCGCATGCGGCGAAACATGGCTGCGACCTGGAGACGGCGGGGCTGCGGGTATTCAGCAATGCCGAGGGGAGTTATGGCGCGAACGTCAACCGGCTGATCGATGCCAGCCTGTGGAGCGATCCCGACGAGCTGGCGGTGGCGTTCGAGCGGCAGAAGAGCTTTGCCTATGGCCGCACGGGGGCACCGGCGCGGCAGACGGCGATTTTCGGCAGCGCGATGGCGGGGGTGGAGCTGGCCTATCAGAATCTGGAATCCATCGAGCTGGGGCTGACCAGCGTGGACCAATATGTCGATACGCTCGGCGGGATTTCGCGGTCGGTGGCGCGGCATGGCGGCGCGGTGGCGCCCGTCTATATCGGTGACCAGACGCAAGGCGCGGGGACGGTGCGCAGCCTGAATGAGCAGGTAGCGCTGGAAACGCGGACGCGGATGCTGAACCCCGCCTGGTATGAGCCGATGCTGAAGCATGGCGGCGAGGGCGTGCACGCGATCGAAACCGGCGTGACGGCGACGCTGGGGTGGAGCGCCACGACGGGGCAGGTCAGCCCCTGGGTATATCAGCGGCTGAGCGAGACCTTCATCCTGGACGAGGGGATGCGGGAGCGGCTGGCGGCGTTGAATCCGACGGCGGCGAACCGCGTGGCCAACCGCCTGATCGAGGCGAGCGAGCGGCAGTTTTGGGCGCCGGATGCGGCGACGCTTGCCGCGCTGCACGCGGCGGCGGATGCGCTGGAAGACCGGCTGGAAGGCATTTCATGA
- the bchB gene encoding ferredoxin:protochlorophyllide reductase (ATP-dependent) subunit B, giving the protein MQLTVWTYEGPPHVGAMRVVTGMRDTHLVLHAPQGDTYADLLFTMIERRGHRPPVSFTTFQARDLGSDTAGIFQASLRDAAERFQPKAMLVGASCTAELIQDDPGGLATAMGLGMPVIALELPSYSRKENWGAAETFYAMVRGLADKSVTRAPMEGRRPRANLLGPTALGFRHRDDVREVSALLARMGVDVAVVAPMGAGPEDIARLGEADFNVLMYPETGDTAARWLEKTFRQPVVRTVPIGQGATAAFIAEVAAVAGVAPVGPEESRLPWWSHSVDSTYLTGKRVFIFGDATHAIAMARVARDELGFEVVGLGCYNREFAREMRTAAALYGVEPLISDDYLQVESAIAALQPELVLGTQMERHIAKRLRIPCAVISAPVHVQDFPARHSPVMGFEGANVLFDTLIHPLVMGLEEHLLTMFREDHEFHDGVGPSHLGAGSGGEAPSRSLARVASPASGGGALVGEAVNSPTPGPSPEPKATKGEREGSGGEVSLVPGEGGWTAEAERELLKIPFFVRGKARRNTESYARDRGVGVITLDTLYEAKAHHAR; this is encoded by the coding sequence ATGCAGCTGACGGTCTGGACCTATGAGGGACCGCCGCATGTGGGGGCGATGCGGGTGGTGACCGGCATGCGCGACACGCATCTGGTGCTGCATGCGCCGCAGGGCGATACCTATGCCGACCTGCTGTTCACGATGATCGAGCGGCGGGGGCACCGCCCGCCGGTGAGTTTCACGACCTTTCAGGCGCGCGACCTGGGGAGCGACACGGCGGGGATTTTCCAGGCCTCGCTGCGCGATGCTGCAGAGCGATTCCAGCCGAAGGCGATGCTGGTGGGGGCGTCCTGCACCGCCGAGCTGATCCAGGACGATCCCGGCGGGCTGGCGACGGCGATGGGACTGGGCATGCCGGTGATCGCGCTGGAGCTGCCGAGTTACAGCCGCAAGGAGAATTGGGGGGCGGCGGAGACCTTTTACGCGATGGTGCGGGGGCTGGCGGACAAGTCCGTGACGCGCGCGCCCATGGAAGGGCGGCGGCCGCGGGCGAATCTGCTAGGGCCGACGGCGCTGGGGTTCCGGCATCGCGATGATGTGCGCGAAGTGAGCGCGCTGCTGGCGCGGATGGGCGTGGATGTGGCGGTGGTGGCGCCGATGGGAGCTGGGCCGGAGGATATCGCGCGGCTGGGCGAGGCGGATTTCAACGTGCTGATGTACCCAGAGACCGGGGATACGGCGGCGCGCTGGCTGGAGAAGACGTTCCGGCAGCCGGTGGTGCGGACGGTGCCGATCGGCCAGGGCGCGACGGCGGCGTTCATCGCCGAGGTGGCGGCGGTGGCGGGCGTGGCGCCGGTGGGGCCGGAGGAAAGCCGCCTGCCCTGGTGGAGCCATTCGGTGGATTCGACCTATCTGACGGGCAAGCGGGTGTTCATCTTTGGCGATGCGACGCATGCCATCGCCATGGCGCGGGTGGCGCGCGACGAGCTGGGGTTCGAGGTGGTGGGCCTGGGCTGCTACAACCGCGAGTTCGCGCGCGAGATGCGGACGGCGGCGGCGTTGTATGGCGTGGAGCCGCTGATCAGCGACGATTATCTGCAGGTGGAGAGCGCGATCGCGGCCTTGCAGCCCGAGCTGGTGCTGGGGACGCAGATGGAGCGGCACATCGCCAAGCGGCTGCGGATCCCGTGCGCGGTGATTTCGGCGCCGGTGCATGTGCAGGATTTTCCGGCGCGGCATTCGCCGGTGATGGGTTTCGAGGGCGCGAACGTGCTGTTCGATACGCTCATCCACCCGCTGGTGATGGGGCTGGAGGAGCATCTGCTGACGATGTTCCGCGAGGACCATGAGTTTCATGATGGCGTGGGGCCGTCGCATCTGGGGGCTGGCTCTGGTGGAGAGGCCCCCTCCCGCTCGCTGGCGCGAGTCGCCTCCCCCGCGAGCGGGGGAGGGGCTTTGGTAGGTGAGGCAGTGAACTCCCCCACCCCCGGCCCCTCCCCTGAGCCGAAGGCCACCAAAGGTGAACGGGAGGGGAGTGGTGGCGAAGTCTCCCTAGTTCCAGGGGAGGGGGGGTGGACGGCCGAGGCGGAGCGGGAGTTGTTGAAGATTCCGTTTTTCGTACGGGGGAAGGCGCGGCGGAACACCGAGAGCTATGCGCGGGATCGCGGGGTGGGGGTGATCACGCTCGATACGCTGTATGAGGCGAAGGCGCATCATGCCCGGTGA